A genomic window from Pseudobacteroides sp. includes:
- a CDS encoding AraC family transcriptional regulator, with protein MDSLSSMNNAMVYIEEHLTEDIDYSEVSKIAYCSEYHFKRMFSFLSGISLSEYIRRRRLTLAALDLKDKDLRIIDVAVKYGYNSADSFSRAFHSLHGILPSEARSENTQLKAYPRMTFQLSIQGGCEMNYRIVEKEAFKLVGFKKRVPVIFKGVNPEIAKMTELLTPEVIKQLKAISNVEPTGIISASTNFSEGRMEERGELDHYIGVATSSDETAELDVLKIEASTWAVFESIGPFPETLQNVWGRIYSEWFPSSGYEAVEGPEILWNESPDTGNPKYRSEIWIPVKKKDY; from the coding sequence ATGGATTCGTTAAGTAGTATGAATAATGCAATGGTATACATTGAAGAGCACTTAACTGAGGATATTGATTATAGTGAAGTCTCTAAAATTGCTTACTGTTCAGAGTATCATTTTAAGCGGATGTTTTCTTTTTTATCAGGTATAAGCTTATCAGAATATATTCGGAGAAGAAGATTAACGCTGGCAGCACTTGATTTGAAAGATAAGGATTTGAGAATAATTGATGTAGCCGTAAAATATGGCTATAATTCGGCTGATTCATTTTCCCGTGCTTTTCATTCCCTGCATGGTATTCTCCCTTCTGAGGCAAGGAGTGAGAATACACAATTAAAAGCTTATCCTCGAATGACCTTTCAATTATCAATACAAGGAGGATGCGAAATGAACTATCGTATTGTTGAAAAAGAGGCATTTAAGTTAGTAGGATTTAAGAAGAGAGTTCCAGTTATTTTTAAAGGTGTTAATCCAGAGATTGCAAAAATGACTGAACTTTTAACCCCGGAGGTTATTAAACAATTAAAAGCAATTTCAAATGTAGAACCAACTGGTATTATTAGTGCTTCCACTAATTTCTCGGAAGGAAGAATGGAAGAAAGAGGAGAACTAGATCATTACATCGGTGTAGCAACTTCAAGTGATGAAACAGCAGAACTTGATGTATTAAAAATAGAAGCCAGTACCTGGGCAGTTTTCGAATCCATTGGACCCTTCCCGGAAACACTTCAAAATGTATGGGGAAGGATATACTCAGAGTGGTTTCCGTCTTCAGGGTATGAGGCAGTTGAAGGTCCTGAAATTTTGTGGAACGAGAGTCCAGACACTGGAAATCCAAAGTATCGAAGCGAAATCTGGATTCCAGTAAAGAAAAAAGACTATTAA
- a CDS encoding Vat family streptogramin A O-acetyltransferase, whose product MTGPDKKKLYPNENIKTVCYIKNLPKRFNVEIGEYTYYSDNKKSPEKFYDNIEHHYEFLGDKLIIGKFCAIAEGVKFIMNGANHRIDGITTYPFNIFGCGWEKVTPTIEQLPFKGDTVIGNDVWIGQNVTIMPGIKIGDGAIIAANSTVVKSVEPYTIYGGNPAKFIKKRFSDEKVEFLLKLQWWNWGEEEIFNNLEMLTSEEGLEQLMKNH is encoded by the coding sequence TGAAAACATAAAAACAGTTTGTTATATAAAAAATCTCCCAAAACGCTTCAATGTAGAAATTGGCGAATATACCTATTATAGCGATAATAAAAAGTCTCCAGAGAAATTTTATGATAATATAGAGCATCACTACGAATTTCTAGGGGATAAACTGATAATAGGCAAGTTCTGTGCAATTGCAGAGGGTGTTAAGTTTATTATGAATGGTGCAAATCATAGAATTGATGGAATTACAACCTATCCCTTTAATATCTTTGGCTGTGGTTGGGAGAAGGTAACTCCAACAATAGAGCAGTTACCATTCAAGGGTGATACAGTGATTGGAAATGATGTATGGATTGGACAGAATGTTACCATTATGCCGGGTATTAAAATTGGTGATGGTGCGATTATTGCTGCTAACTCAACAGTAGTAAAAAGTGTTGAACCATACACAATATATGGTGGGAATCCAGCTAAATTTATCAAAAAACGATTTAGTGATGAAAAGGTTGAATTCTTGCTAAAGCTCCAATGGTGGAACTGGGGCGAAGAGGAAATATTTAATAATCTTGAAATGTTAACATCCGAAGAAGGGCTAGAGCAATTAATGAAAAATCATTAG
- the budA gene encoding acetolactate decarboxylase: MKKYVKVLLVCFIVCALLTGCTGNTRAQDILYQVSTLDALMQGVYDGELTLEELLQHGDFGIGTFDALDGEMVILDGTVYQVLSSGEVVQPDLSVTTPFAMITQFNTDIQSDVSSVSDYNKLQETIGSLLPSQNEIYAIEIHGTFSYIEARSVPSQTEPYPLLSEVTEEQTVFEYKDVTGTLVGYWCPEYLSGINLAGYHLHFLSEDYTMGGHLLECSIENAAISINTVTQFQMLIPQNEYFLQTDFGDVTEQEKQNVEQ, translated from the coding sequence ATGAAAAAATATGTGAAAGTTTTACTGGTGTGTTTTATCGTGTGCGCTTTACTGACAGGCTGTACGGGGAATACACGGGCGCAGGATATACTCTATCAGGTATCGACGCTCGACGCGCTGATGCAGGGCGTATATGACGGGGAATTAACGCTTGAAGAGCTCCTCCAACACGGCGATTTCGGCATAGGCACCTTTGACGCGCTGGACGGAGAAATGGTTATTTTGGACGGTACGGTTTATCAGGTATTATCCAGCGGCGAAGTGGTGCAACCGGATCTGTCGGTGACGACCCCTTTTGCTATGATAACGCAGTTCAATACCGATATTCAGTCTGATGTAAGCTCTGTCAGTGATTATAACAAGCTCCAAGAGACGATTGGCAGCCTGCTTCCAAGTCAAAACGAGATTTACGCAATTGAAATTCACGGTACCTTTTCGTACATAGAAGCGCGCAGTGTTCCCTCGCAGACGGAACCATACCCCCTTTTGTCCGAAGTAACGGAAGAACAGACTGTTTTTGAATACAAAGACGTTACGGGTACCTTGGTGGGATATTGGTGTCCCGAATATTTAAGCGGAATTAATCTTGCCGGGTACCATCTCCACTTTTTGTCGGAAGACTATACCATGGGCGGACACCTTCTGGAATGTTCTATTGAAAACGCCGCCATTTCCATTAATACCGTGACGCAGTTTCAGATGCTGATTCCCCAAAACGAGTATTTTTTGCAGACAGATTTCGGCGATGTAACTGAGCAGGAAAAACAGAATGTGGAACAGTAA
- a CDS encoding GtrA family protein produces the protein AKDLLSYVTHIGEEAKQKITFLKEPRGVPIIFVLLKSTYFMCKIGLTSKMYSSGIWSKHMQVSKKENLIQVIKFVLFSASAGIVQALTFTVLNELLHWPYWPCYLIALTLSVLWNFTLNREFTFKSATNVPKAMLKIAIYYAIFTPLSTWWGVALTNVGWNEYIVLFGTMLINMATEFLVCRFLVYRDSMNTNQRDQRSAAMVQK, from the coding sequence TTGCAAAAGACCTGTTGTCTTATGTAACGCATATCGGTGAGGAGGCTAAGCAGAAAATAACTTTTTTGAAGGAGCCCCGGGGTGTACCGATTATTTTTGTTCTGTTGAAATCGACTTATTTCATGTGTAAAATTGGACTAACGTCCAAAATGTACAGTTCAGGAATATGGAGCAAACATATGCAGGTGTCAAAGAAAGAGAACCTGATACAGGTAATAAAATTTGTATTGTTTTCAGCTTCTGCCGGGATTGTCCAGGCGCTGACATTTACGGTGTTGAACGAATTGCTGCATTGGCCGTACTGGCCGTGCTACTTGATCGCTTTGACGCTCTCAGTGCTCTGGAATTTCACGCTGAACCGTGAGTTTACTTTTAAATCTGCAACGAATGTGCCGAAGGCAATGCTGAAGATTGCCATCTATTATGCTATTTTTACACCGCTGTCCACCTGGTGGGGCGTGGCGCTGACAAATGTGGGTTGGAATGAATATATTGTCCTGTTTGGCACGATGCTAATCAACATGGCAACAGAATTTTTAGTCTGCCGCTTTCTCGTTTACCGAGACAGTATGAATACAAACCAGCGTGATCAGCGGTCAGCGGCAATGGTCCAAAAGTAG
- a CDS encoding nucleotidyltransferase domain-containing protein — protein sequence MVNKTDAIEIITYAEENKINIWIDGGWGVDALLEEETRVHNDIDLFVEESNGRKFIEILKEKGFAEVTEAYTTTSHTVWKDSKGRIIDLHIFKFNEQGYIVFEGEAYPPEVFSGIGKIGDKTVRCIDAENQILFHLGYEYDENDVHDVKLLCERFNIPVPSEYK from the coding sequence ATGGTAAATAAAACAGATGCCATTGAGATAATAACATATGCTGAGGAAAATAAAATTAACATTTGGATAGATGGCGGTTGGGGAGTAGATGCATTATTAGAAGAAGAAACAAGAGTACACAACGATATTGATTTATTTGTGGAAGAAAGTAATGGAAGAAAGTTTATTGAAATATTAAAAGAAAAAGGTTTTGCTGAGGTTACCGAAGCATATACCACCACATCCCACACGGTTTGGAAGGATAGTAAAGGCAGGATAATTGATCTTCATATATTTAAATTCAACGAACAAGGATACATTGTTTTTGAAGGGGAAGCATATCCTCCAGAAGTGTTTAGCGGCATTGGGAAAATAGGCGATAAAACGGTAAGATGTATTGATGCTGAAAATCAAATATTATTTCACTTGGGCTATGAGTATGATGAAAATGATGTGCATGATGTAAAACTATTGTGTGAGAGATTTAATATTCCTGTTCCGAGTGAATACAAGTAA
- a CDS encoding NAD(+)--rifampin ADP-ribosyltransferase — MNEKSLDTGHFYHGTKGDLNLGGLLEPRFSSNYGEQKKANFIFSIIASRFIAYKF; from the coding sequence ATTAATGAAAAATCATTAGACACGGGGCATTTCTACCACGGCACAAAAGGGGACTTAAATCTGGGGGGGTTGCTGGAGCCTCGATTTAGTTCTAATTATGGCGAGCAAAAAAAGGCAAACTTCATCTTTAGCATAATAGCTTCGAGATTTATCGCTTATAAATTTTAA